In Streptomyces sp. HUAS ZL42, the DNA window AGTCCCCGGCGAGGATCTCGTCCGCGTCGATGATCCGGTACGCGTAGCCCTGCTCGGCCAGGAACCGCTGCCGATGCGCCGCGAAGTCCTGGTCGATGGTGTCCCGCGCGACCACCGAGTAGAAGTGGGCCTGGTGACCGTCGGCCTTCGGCCGCAGCACCCGTCCCAGCCGCTGTGCCTCCTCCTGCCGCGACCCGAAGGTGCCCGACACCTGGATGGCGACCGTCGCCTCCGGCAGGTCGATCGAGAAGTTCGCGACCTTGGACACGACCAGCACGCTGATCTCGCCCTCACGGAAGGCGTCGAAGAGCTTCTCGCGCTGGGCGTTGCTCGTCTCCCCCTTGATCACGGGCGCGTTCAGATGCTCGCCGAGCTCGTCGAGCTGGTCGATGTACTGCCCGATGACGAGGATCTGCTGGCCCGCGAAGCGCCGCACGATCGCCTCGGTCACCTTCCGCTTCGTGTCGGTCGTCGCGCAGTAGCGGTACTTCTCCTCGGTCTCGGCGGTGGCGTACGCGAGCCGCTCGGAGTCCGTCAGGTTCACCCGGACCTCGACGCAGTCGGCGGGCGCGATGTAGCCCTGCGCCTCGATCTCCTTCCAGGGCGCGTCGAACCGCTTGGGCCCGATCAGCGAGAACACGTCCGACTCCCGCCCGTCCTCGCGCACCAGCGTGGCCGTCAGACCGAGTCGCCGCCGCGCCTGCAGATCCGCGGTGAACTTGAAGACCGGCGCCGGCAGCAGGTGCACCTCGTCGTAGACGATGAGCCCCCAGTCCCGCGAGTCGAACAGCTCGAGGTGGGGATAGACGCCTTTCCGCTTGGTGGTCAGCACCTGGTACGTGGCGATGGTGACGGGCCGGATCTCCTTCCGCGTCCCGCTGTACTCGCCGATCTCGTCCTCGTTCAGCGAGGTCCGCCTGACCAGCTCGTGCTTCCACTGCCGGGCGGAGACGGTGTTGGTGACGAGGATGAGCGTGGTCGACTTGGCCTGGGCCATCGACCCGGCCCCGACCAGCGTCTTCCCGGCCCCGCACGGCAGCACGACGACCCCGCTCCCGCCGTGCCAGAAGTTCTCCACGGCCTGCTTCTGGTACGGCCTGAGCGCCCACCCGTCCTCGCGCAGCTCGATCGGGTGCGCCTCGCCGTCGACGTACCCCGCGAGGTCCTCGGCGGGCCAGCCCAGCTTCAGCAGCACCTGCTTGATCTGTCCGCGCTCGGACGGATGCACGGCGACGGTGTCCTGATCGATCCGGGCGCCCACGAGCGGAATGATCCGCTTGGAGCGCAGGATCTCCTCGAGGACGGGCCGGTCGGTGGTGGTGAGCACGAGACCGTGGGCCGGATGCTTGCTGAGCGTCAGCCGCCCGTAGCGGTCCATCGTGTCGGCGATGTCGACGAGCAAAGCGTGCGGCACGGGATACCGGCTGTACTGCACGAGGGCGTCGACCACCTGCTCGGCGTCGTGTCCCGCCGCCCGCGCGTTCCACAGCCCCAGCGGCGTCACCCGGTACGTGTGGATGTGCTCCGGCGCCCGCTCCAGCTCCGCGAAGGGCGCGATGGCCCGACGGCAGTCGTCGGCCTGCTCGTGGTCGACTTCCAGGAGCAGGGTCTTGTCGGACTGGACGATCAGCGGACCATTCACGCGCGGCACACCCTTTCCCTACGGCCAAACGTCCAGTGTGCCCTACCGCCGGACGATCACGGCTGGTCGTCGGCCAGCTCGGCCACCCCGGTGATCCGGTGCAGCGGGTACGTGCGCACCTCGTCCGCCGTGTGGTCGTACGCCGTCACGAACCCGCCCTCGACCCGCACCGGTGCGATCACGCGCTGGCTGGCGGCGCCGTCGGCGTTGACGTAGCCGATCCAGAGGGCCTCGCCGGTGAGGACGGCGGCCTGCATGGTGGCGAGGGTTTCGGCGGCGGTGGTGCGCGGCAGGGCGCCGGAGGCCGGCGAGGTGGCGTTCGTCGGCTTGCGGGGGGTGGTCGAGGCCAGGTCGCCCGCGCGGATCGCTCGGATGGCGGCCGCGAGGAGCGTGGAGTCGGGGACCGGTGGACCCTCCGGGACCGGCTCGGGGGCCGTGCGGGGCGGGGTGCGGTGGGCGTGCGCGCGGGTGATCAGGACGTCGCCCTCCGCGGACTCGGCGGCGGGGGCGTAGCCCATCGCGCGCAGGCCGTCGAGGAGGGTCGCGGGGTCGGCCTGGGCCGCCAGCACCGTGGGGGCGAGACGGCGCAGGCGCAGGGCGGCGGCGCGCTTGTCGGCGAGGATCTCGTTCAGGAGGGTGTCGTCGTCGCACCGGACGTAGGCCGAGGCCGCGCCGATCCGCAGGTGGCCGTGCCTGCGGGCCACGTCGTCGATCAGGTACGTCAGCGGCTGGGGCACCGGTGTGCGGGAGTGCGCGGCCAGGAAGGCATGCAGGTCGGCGGCGGCCCGGCCGGCGTCCAGGGCGCGGCGCACCGAGCCGGGGGTGAAGCGGTAGACCGTCGCCCCGCCCTTCGACTCGACGTCCGCGAGGACGTCCAGCATGTCGGCCAGCGGGCGCCTGAGCGGGCCGGGGGCCACCGCGGTCAGGTCCGCCTGGAGCAGGACGTGGTCCAGGGGCTCGGGCAGGAGGGGGGTGAGAAGGCGCGCGGCGGTGGCGGAGGCGACGGCCTGTTCGGCGGGGGAGAGGGGGTCGAGGGGCGCCGGGCGGTGGTGGACGGGGAGCTTGTCGCCCGGACCCTCGGGTTCCGTCTGCGGTGGCTTCGCCGCGGGGGCGCCGAGCAGGGCCCGTCCCTGGGCGGACAGTGCGCCCCGGCCGGTGATCCCCAGGAGCTCCGCCTCCGACAGGGTCCACCGGGCGAGACGGCTGCGCAGGTCGTCGTCGCGCTGCGGCCCCCGCAACGGGCGCTCCCAGCGCAGCCGGGCGAGGACCGACTCGGCGGACGGGGCGGCACCCTCCGGCAGCGCGGCCAGCAGGGTGAGCACACGGTGGCGCACCTCGGGCGCGGCCGAGCGGTCGAGGCCAGGACCCAGCGCCGACAGCGCACGGTCCTTCGCGTCCCGCCCCCCGACCAGGCCGGACGTGCGCGTCGCCGCGAGCCAGGCCTCCGCGAGCCGTGTCCACCGCTCGGCGGCCGGCCGCTCCAGCCACTCGTCCCACGCGGGTGTCGCCGCGTACCGCTCGTCTGCCTCCCCGTCGGACGCCAACAGCCCGGCCGCGTAGGCGAGTTCGACCCAGAAGGCGGCCACCGGCTCCGGTACGTCGAGGGCGACGGCGGTCCGCTTCAGGTCCCGGACGCTGAGCCCGCCCGCCCGCAGCACCTGCGGGCCGCCCTCGTCCCAGTCCTTCAGCAGCTCCTCGACGGTCGCGAGCGCGGTGTACGCCTGCCCGGCCGCCGTCGCGTCCACAACCTGTGGACGGTGCGCCGCCGCGGGCTCGACAGCGGGCGGCACGGGCTCGGCCTCGCGGTGGGCGCGGCCGTCGCGCAGGTGCAGGGCGACTTCGCGTGCGAGGACGACCGTGCCGGGCGCCGTCGGCAGCAGCAGGCCGCGGTCGAGGAGCCAGCGCAGGTGGACGGCCGGGTCGGCGGTGACCTGCCCGTACGGCGGCCCCCAGACCAGCCGGGACAGGACCTCCCGCGACTCGGCCGGGGCCCCGGCGAGCAGCGCGGCCATGCGTTCGCGGTCCCTGAAGAGGCCGGTCAGCGAGGCGACGGCCGAGACGGAGTCGTGCGTCGAGGCCAGCCCGGCGGTGGTGACGATCTCCTGGATACGGCCCGGCGACATGCCCGCGGTGGCTTCCTGGACCGTCGGGCCGAGCCCCGTCGGGGACGGGTGCTGCGGGGAGGGCGCGAGCAGTTCGCGGGCGGTGCGGACCAGGCGGAGACGGTCGTCGGCGCCCCAGAGCAGTGCCTGCTCGCGGAGGGCCGCCACGGCGCCGGGCAGCGCGGCGACGACGGCCGGGTCCGGCCGGTCCCCGGCCATCAGCCCGAGCAACTCGTCGTACGGTGCCGGGTCCGCGGCGACGGCCAGGGCCTCCGCAGTCTGCAGGGCGAACCGGTCCAGCCGCTCCAGGGCACGGAGGACCGAGGCGCGGGTACCGGCGCGGGTGGCGAGCTGGGTGAGGTCCGTGGGGACGGGGGTGATGAGGTCGGGACGGCTGCGCAGGAGGGCGGCCAGCGAGACGTCGTCCCTCGCGCGGAGCGCTTCCGCGAGGGAGCGGGGGGCCG includes these proteins:
- a CDS encoding DNA repair helicase XPB, which gives rise to MNGPLIVQSDKTLLLEVDHEQADDCRRAIAPFAELERAPEHIHTYRVTPLGLWNARAAGHDAEQVVDALVQYSRYPVPHALLVDIADTMDRYGRLTLSKHPAHGLVLTTTDRPVLEEILRSKRIIPLVGARIDQDTVAVHPSERGQIKQVLLKLGWPAEDLAGYVDGEAHPIELREDGWALRPYQKQAVENFWHGGSGVVVLPCGAGKTLVGAGSMAQAKSTTLILVTNTVSARQWKHELVRRTSLNEDEIGEYSGTRKEIRPVTIATYQVLTTKRKGVYPHLELFDSRDWGLIVYDEVHLLPAPVFKFTADLQARRRLGLTATLVREDGRESDVFSLIGPKRFDAPWKEIEAQGYIAPADCVEVRVNLTDSERLAYATAETEEKYRYCATTDTKRKVTEAIVRRFAGQQILVIGQYIDQLDELGEHLNAPVIKGETSNAQREKLFDAFREGEISVLVVSKVANFSIDLPEATVAIQVSGTFGSRQEEAQRLGRVLRPKADGHQAHFYSVVARDTIDQDFAAHRQRFLAEQGYAYRIIDADEILAGD
- a CDS encoding helicase-associated domain-containing protein, producing MSTEDPPAPRSLAEALRARDDVSLAALLRSRPDLITPVPTDLTQLATRAGTRASVLRALERLDRFALQTAEALAVAADPAPYDELLGLMAGDRPDPAVVAALPGAVAALREQALLWGADDRLRLVRTARELLAPSPQHPSPTGLGPTVQEATAGMSPGRIQEIVTTAGLASTHDSVSAVASLTGLFRDRERMAALLAGAPAESREVLSRLVWGPPYGQVTADPAVHLRWLLDRGLLLPTAPGTVVLAREVALHLRDGRAHREAEPVPPAVEPAAAHRPQVVDATAAGQAYTALATVEELLKDWDEGGPQVLRAGGLSVRDLKRTAVALDVPEPVAAFWVELAYAAGLLASDGEADERYAATPAWDEWLERPAAERWTRLAEAWLAATRTSGLVGGRDAKDRALSALGPGLDRSAAPEVRHRVLTLLAALPEGAAPSAESVLARLRWERPLRGPQRDDDLRSRLARWTLSEAELLGITGRGALSAQGRALLGAPAAKPPQTEPEGPGDKLPVHHRPAPLDPLSPAEQAVASATAARLLTPLLPEPLDHVLLQADLTAVAPGPLRRPLADMLDVLADVESKGGATVYRFTPGSVRRALDAGRAAADLHAFLAAHSRTPVPQPLTYLIDDVARRHGHLRIGAASAYVRCDDDTLLNEILADKRAAALRLRRLAPTVLAAQADPATLLDGLRAMGYAPAAESAEGDVLITRAHAHRTPPRTAPEPVPEGPPVPDSTLLAAAIRAIRAGDLASTTPRKPTNATSPASGALPRTTAAETLATMQAAVLTGEALWIGYVNADGAASQRVIAPVRVEGGFVTAYDHTADEVRTYPLHRITGVAELADDQP